The following coding sequences lie in one Miscanthus floridulus cultivar M001 chromosome 9, ASM1932011v1, whole genome shotgun sequence genomic window:
- the LOC136481975 gene encoding UDP-glycosyltransferase 83A1-like yields the protein MSSLPAAVEHMIQNGQFRCMVVDYGLAWVLGVAKKAGMRTATLWPSCAAVMAAGLDLPELIADGMLDKDGLPTGKQIPPVGDLQMNLAPLAWNAAGTEEAQKQIFRCLNNILKALGQGTVDLLLCNTAKELEEGILSLHRSILPIGPLPTGLRQGKPVGNFWAEDYSCLSWLDAQPDRSVVYVAFGSIAVLDEEQFHVLARGLELSGRPFLWVVRPGLANTANFPDGFLETVEKTGKVVTWSPQHRVLAHPAVACFVSHCGWNSVMEGVRNGLPFLTWPYFADQFINESYICDVWKTGLRLVKDATGGLVTSEHIAARIENLLNDPATVSRALELQKVASRSIGNDGTSFNNLTAVIKAMKG from the exons ATGAGCTCCCTGCCGGCGGCCGTCGAGCACATGATCCAAAACGGCCAGTTTCGCTGCATGGTCGTTGACTACGGCCTGGCGTGGGTGCTCGGCGTCGCCAAGAAGGCTGGCATGCGCACGGCGACGCTCTGGCCGTCGTGCGCTGCGGTGATGGCCGCAGGGTTAGACTTGCCGGAGCTGATCGCTGATGGCATGCTCGACAAGGATG GTTTACCGACGGGCAAACAGATACCCCCGGTAGGCGACCTGCAGATGAACCTGGCACCGCTCGCATGGAACGCCGCCGGCACGGAGGAGGCGCAGAAGCAGATATTCCGGTGCCTCAACAACATCCTCAAGGCGCTAGGGCAGGGCACTGTCGACCTCCTGCTGTGCAACACGGCCAAGGAGCTCGAGGAAGGCATCCTGTCCCTGCACCGCAGCATCCTCCCCATCGGGCCATTGCCGACAGGTCTCCGTCAGGGAAAGCCCGTCGGGAATTTCTGGGCAGAGGACTACAGCTGCCTGTCGTGGCTGGACGCACAACCCGACAGGTCAGTTGTCTACGTGGCCTTCGGTAGCATCGCTGTGCTTGACGAGGAACAATTTCATGTGCTCGCTCGTGGGCTGGAGCTGTCAGGGAGACCATTCCTTTGGGTTGTCCGTCCTGGCCTGGCCAATACCGCCAATTTCCCTGACGGTTTCCTCGAAACCGTCGAGAAAACGGGCAAGGTTGTGACATGGTCACCTCAGCACAGGGTTCTCGCCCACCCCGCCGTCGCCTGCTTCGTGTCGCACTGCGGGTGGAACTCGGTGATGGAGGGGGTTAGGAACGGGCTGCCGTTCCTGACCTGGCCGTACTTCGCTGACCAGTTCATCAACGAGAGCTACATCTGCGACGTGTGGAAGACCGGCCTGCGTCTGGTGAAGGACGCCACCGGCGGCCTGGTGACGAGCGAGCACATCGCTGCGCGCATAGAGAACCTGCTGAACGATCCGGCGACCGTGTCTAGGGCGTTGGAGTTGCAGAAGGTTGCATCCAGGAGCATCGGCAACGATGGCACGTCGTTCAACAATCTGACGGCCGTTATTAAGGCCATGAAAGGCTGA